Proteins from a single region of Acidobacteriota bacterium:
- a CDS encoding RNA-binding protein: MSMKLYVGNLTFQTTDQDLQALFSEVGTVESISLVTDRDTGRPRGFGFVEMGSRAEGEAAISKFNGKEVDGRSLTVNEAKPREMNGGSGRRGYSGGRSRY; the protein is encoded by the coding sequence ATGTCTATGAAACTTTATGTTGGCAACCTGACCTTCCAAACCACTGATCAAGATTTGCAAGCTCTCTTTTCAGAAGTTGGCACTGTCGAATCAATTTCTTTGGTGACGGATCGTGACACTGGCCGTCCGCGAGGCTTCGGTTTTGTGGAAATGGGATCCAGAGCCGAGGGCGAGGCAGCCATCTCTAAATTTAACGGCAAGGAAGTGGATGGCCGCAGTTTGACTGTCAATGAAGCCAAGCCACGCGAAATGAATGGCGGATCGGGTCGCCGTGGATACAGCGGTGGTCGTTCGCGCTACTAA
- a CDS encoding radical SAM protein: MDKFDVVRAWGRILSGRRPSLSIEITRECPLRCPGCYAYEEGHLGEAGPLRSLADYKGEALVKNVMSLVNRHKPLHVSIVGGEPLVRFRELDILLPRLSAMGIKVQLVTSAVRPIPSGWAQIKNLTVVVSIDGLQSEHDLRRKPATYEKILANIVGQKIIVHCTVTNQMMSRESYFHEFLAFWSAKTEVRKIWFSLFTPQKGAEQEECLTSLARQQVLSDLAALRASFPKLDLPQAVLEGYRNPPQSPADCIFARTTANYTADLQTRITPCQFGGNPNCSQCGCIASAGLSAVGQYRLAGVVRLKSLFGMSQAVGNAVATIRGGE; encoded by the coding sequence ATGGATAAATTCGATGTCGTCCGCGCTTGGGGACGAATTTTATCTGGGAGACGCCCCTCCCTTTCAATCGAAATAACTCGCGAATGCCCGCTTCGTTGTCCGGGCTGTTACGCTTACGAAGAAGGCCATTTGGGTGAGGCAGGACCATTACGATCGCTGGCAGACTATAAAGGGGAGGCTTTGGTGAAAAACGTGATGAGTTTGGTAAATCGCCATAAACCATTGCATGTTTCCATTGTTGGCGGCGAGCCTCTGGTGCGGTTTCGCGAACTGGATATTTTGTTGCCACGCCTGAGCGCGATGGGCATAAAGGTTCAGCTTGTGACAAGCGCGGTTCGCCCTATCCCGTCAGGCTGGGCGCAAATCAAAAACCTGACCGTGGTTGTTTCCATTGACGGATTACAGTCCGAACACGATCTACGGCGCAAACCAGCGACCTACGAAAAAATCCTGGCCAATATTGTCGGCCAGAAAATCATCGTCCATTGCACCGTCACAAATCAGATGATGTCCAGGGAAAGTTATTTTCATGAGTTTCTGGCTTTCTGGTCGGCAAAAACCGAAGTGCGCAAAATATGGTTTAGTCTTTTCACCCCACAGAAAGGAGCTGAGCAAGAAGAGTGTTTAACGTCCCTCGCTCGCCAACAAGTATTGTCTGATTTGGCCGCTCTGCGCGCTTCTTTTCCGAAGCTGGATTTGCCCCAAGCGGTGCTGGAAGGATACCGAAACCCACCACAATCGCCCGCCGATTGTATATTTGCCAGAACCACCGCCAATTACACGGCCGATCTGCAAACCAGAATCACACCTTGCCAGTTTGGCGGCAATCCGAATTGTTCGCAGTGCGGATGCATTGCTTCGGCAGGTTTGAGCGCGGTCGGCCAATACCGTCTCGCGGGCGTTGTTCGGCTAAAGTCGCTTTTCGGCATGTCCCAGGCGGTTGGAAATGCAGTGGCAACAATTCGTGGAGGCGAATAA
- a CDS encoding DUF1508 domain-containing protein yields the protein MAKFEIYQDSAGDYRWRFQSNNGKILAVSEEGYINRANCEHAIILIKRETSQAAITDVVKSASTETAGESR from the coding sequence ATGGCGAAATTCGAGATTTATCAAGATAGTGCCGGCGATTACCGTTGGCGTTTTCAGTCCAACAACGGAAAGATTCTTGCTGTTTCTGAAGAAGGGTATATCAATCGTGCCAACTGTGAGCATGCGATTATTCTGATCAAGCGCGAGACTTCTCAAGCCGCAATCACTGACGTTGTGAAGTCCGCATCTACAGAAACAGCAGGGGAAAGCCGCTGA